A single Ctenopharyngodon idella isolate HZGC_01 chromosome 22, HZGC01, whole genome shotgun sequence DNA region contains:
- the plagx gene encoding pleiomorphic adenoma gene X yields the protein MFHGKDQLNGHLQNHDPNKQELRCEECGKCYNTRLGLRRHVATHATSAGGDLTCKVCRQVFESMPALLEHLSTHTGRPPPGTVVRERKHQCERCGRRFFTRKDVRRHAVVHTGRRDFLCPRCAQRFGRRDHLTRHLKKSHAQELETLPPMPIKEEPSPTMCSVGSPKDATEAFSMALFNQQGLPSASTSGVNHHHHHTMVSGPMSNPMGVGCYLEPNKPPPQQYQQAPRYQPSSTTSYLKAEMENFLTELQCGPMPPQAAVATAVSRPGDLLPDGLGAQSAHFTLRNSAFTSAEPPTTSANMDLSHLLGFLPFGLPPYTTHLGYSTTTTAASPSPTSQLSGPLTSFQPQSLHEPQASGHLNQLSGFSPTLPRFHQAFQQ from the coding sequence ATGTTCCATGGCAAAGACCAGCTAAACGGCCACCTGCAAAACCACGACCCCAACAAGCAGGAACTGCGGTGTGAGGAATGCGGAAAGTGTTACAACACTCGCCTCGGTCTTAGACGCCACGTGGCCACACATGCCACCTCTGCCGGCGGTGACCTCACCTGTAAGGTCTGTCGTCAGGTGTTCGAGAGCATGCCTGCGTTACTCGAGCACCTGAGTACGCACACCGGCCGGCCGCCCCCGGGGACTGTGGTTCGGGAAAGGAAGCATCAGTGTGAGCGGTGCGGTCGGCGCTTCTTCACTCGAAAAGATGTGAGGCGCCACGCAGTGGTGCACACCGGCCGGCGAGACTTCCTGTGCCCGCGTTGCGCCCAGCGATTCGGCCGTCGCGACCACCTCACCCGACACCTGAAGAAAAGCCACGCGCAAGAGTTGGAGACCCTGCCGCCAATGCCCATTAAGGAGGAGCCTAGTCCCACCATGTGCTCCGTCGGATCTCCAAAAGATGCCACAGAGGCGTTTTCCATGGCCTTGTTCAACCAGCAAGGCCTTCCGAGTGCATCTACCTCAGGGgtcaatcatcatcatcatcacacgATGGTGTCTGGCCCCATGTCCAACCCCATGGGTGTGGGCTGCTACCTCGAGCCAAACAAGCCTCCGCCGCAGCAGTACCAGCAGGCTCCCAGATATCAGCCGAGTTCCACTACCTCATATTTGAAAGCAGAGATGGAGAACTTCCTGACCGAACTCCAGTGTGGGCCTATGCCGCCGCAGGCTGCTGTGGCCACTGCTGTCTCTCGGCCGGGCGACCTCCTTCCTGACGGTCTGGGAGCTCAGAGTGCCCATTTCACCCTCAGGAACTCGGCATTCACCTCCGCCGAGCCACCTACCACCTCCGCCAACATGGACCTTTCGCACCTGCTGGGCTTCCTGCCATTCGGCCTGCCTCCCTACACTACTCACCTGGGATACTCCACCACCACAACCGCCGCGTCCCCAAGCCCTACCTCTCAGCTCTCTGGGCCGCTTACCTCATTTCAGCCACAGTCACTGCATGAGCCTCAGGCTTCAGGGCACTTAAACCAGCTCTCTGGTTTTTCGCCAACTCTACCTCGATTCCATCAGGCCTTCCAGCAATGA